A single region of the Govania unica genome encodes:
- a CDS encoding enoyl-CoA hydratase family protein yields MENFDVSDMAAAQDYAPKHFLWEVTDGVALLTLNRPERKNPITFQSYGEMRDLFRALVYRDDIKAVVITGAEGNFSSGGDVHDIIGPLTKMDMKQLLRFTRMTGDLVKAIRNCPQPVIAAIDGICAGAGAAISMAADMRLGTADSKTAFLFTRVGLAGCDMGACTILPRIIGVGRASELLFTGRAMGGEEAERWGWLNRLVAKDTLLADALKLARQLADGPNFGHSMTKTAINHQWSMSLEMAIEAEAQAQAICMQTQDFTRAYNAFVAKEKPKFEGN; encoded by the coding sequence ATGGAAAATTTTGACGTCTCCGATATGGCTGCCGCTCAGGACTACGCTCCGAAGCATTTCCTCTGGGAAGTGACCGACGGCGTCGCTCTGCTCACCCTCAATCGTCCGGAACGCAAGAACCCGATCACCTTCCAGTCCTATGGTGAAATGCGCGACCTGTTTCGTGCGCTGGTCTACCGCGACGATATCAAGGCGGTGGTCATCACCGGGGCCGAAGGCAATTTTTCGTCCGGCGGCGATGTTCATGACATCATCGGCCCGCTGACCAAAATGGACATGAAGCAGCTGCTTCGCTTCACCCGCATGACCGGCGATCTGGTGAAGGCCATCCGCAACTGCCCGCAGCCGGTGATCGCCGCCATCGACGGCATCTGCGCCGGGGCAGGGGCCGCGATCTCCATGGCCGCCGACATGCGTCTTGGCACGGCGGACTCGAAAACCGCGTTTCTTTTCACCCGCGTTGGTCTTGCTGGCTGCGACATGGGCGCCTGCACCATTCTGCCGCGCATCATCGGTGTTGGCCGCGCTTCGGAACTGCTGTTCACCGGCCGCGCCATGGGCGGGGAGGAAGCCGAACGTTGGGGCTGGCTCAATCGTCTCGTGGCGAAAGACACGCTTCTGGCTGACGCGCTCAAACTCGCGCGCCAATTGGCTGATGGCCCGAACTTCGGCCATAGCATGACCAAGACGGCGATCAATCACCAATGGAGCATGAGCCTCGAGATGGCCATCGAAGCCGAGGCCCAGGCTCAGGCGATCTGCATGCAGACGCAGGATTTCACCCGCGCTTACAACGCGTTCGTAGCCAAAGAAAAACCGAAATTCGAGGGCAACTGA
- a CDS encoding MarR family winged helix-turn-helix transcriptional regulator translates to MASALDIIEEKVKAVPESKQSLRLWLRLLTCSSMIEERMRHMLKTKFDTTLPRFDLMAALFRADGAGVTMGELSRWLMVSNGNVTGVAERLEKEGLILRTPSPTDRRTQIVTLTPVGRAAFELWAVEHENWITGLLGDLDAEDMDLLMGLLAKAKSSVVRHDEEQD, encoded by the coding sequence ATGGCAAGCGCGCTGGACATTATCGAGGAAAAAGTCAAAGCCGTTCCGGAATCGAAGCAGTCGCTTCGTCTCTGGCTCCGGCTCCTCACCTGTTCCAGCATGATCGAAGAGCGTATGCGTCATATGCTTAAGACGAAATTTGACACCACCCTGCCGCGCTTCGATCTCATGGCCGCTCTTTTTCGTGCCGATGGCGCGGGCGTCACCATGGGGGAACTGTCGCGCTGGCTCATGGTGTCGAACGGCAATGTGACCGGCGTTGCCGAACGTCTGGAGAAAGAGGGACTCATTCTCCGCACACCGTCCCCGACCGACCGCCGCACGCAGATCGTCACCCTGACGCCCGTCGGCCGGGCCGCGTTCGAGCTTTGGGCGGTGGAACATGAAAACTGGATTACTGGACTGCTCGGCGATCTCGATGCCGAGGACATGGATCTTCTGATGGGCTTGCTGGCAAAAGCCAAAAGCTCCGTCGTTCGACATGATGAGGAACAGGACTGA
- a CDS encoding carboxymuconolactone decarboxylase family protein, giving the protein MLDWVAYKKELMARMGELGKLSPDTLAGYQVLSGAGAKTGHLDAKTRELIGLAVAVTTRCDGCITFHSKAALTQGATREEIAEALGVAIALNAGAALVYSARVMDAVEAHQKA; this is encoded by the coding sequence ATGCTCGACTGGGTGGCCTATAAAAAAGAACTCATGGCCCGTATGGGCGAACTTGGAAAACTGAGCCCCGATACTCTGGCGGGATATCAGGTCCTGTCCGGGGCGGGCGCGAAAACCGGACATCTTGACGCAAAAACACGGGAATTGATCGGGCTCGCGGTGGCGGTGACCACGCGCTGCGACGGCTGCATCACCTTTCACAGCAAAGCGGCCCTGACACAGGGCGCCACGCGGGAGGAAATCGCCGAGGCTCTGGGCGTTGCCATCGCTTTGAATGCCGGGGCGGCTCTCGTTTATTCGGCGCGGGTGATGGACGCGGTTGAAGCTCATCAAAAGGCGTGA
- a CDS encoding RidA family protein, with protein sequence MQILLPAGWPRPKGYSNAIAAEGRVVFVGGQIGWDPLTNTFEQKDFLGQFRQTLETTKALLAEAGAGPEHMTRMTWYITDKRAYLDQAREVGAAYRDIMGKNFPVMAVVVVVALMEDEAMIEIETTAVLPKA encoded by the coding sequence ATGCAAATCCTTCTTCCCGCCGGTTGGCCGCGCCCCAAAGGCTATTCGAATGCCATCGCCGCCGAAGGCCGTGTCGTGTTCGTTGGTGGCCAGATCGGCTGGGACCCGCTCACCAACACGTTCGAGCAAAAGGATTTCCTCGGCCAGTTCCGGCAAACGCTTGAGACCACCAAGGCGCTTCTGGCCGAAGCCGGCGCGGGCCCCGAGCATATGACCCGCATGACCTGGTACATCACCGACAAACGCGCCTATCTCGACCAGGCCCGCGAAGTCGGAGCCGCCTACCGCGACATCATGGGCAAGAACTTCCCGGTCATGGCCGTCGTCGTCGTCGTCGCCCTCATGGAAGACGAAGCCATGATCGAAATCGAAACCACGGCTGTATTGCCCAAAGCCTGA
- a CDS encoding Lrp/AsnC family transcriptional regulator, which yields MRPVFLMIKCDLGKAYDVANALVDTIEEVSEVYSTSGQYDLLAKFNLEDGQDIGRFVCEQVQVVPHIKDTFTLISFKVFTG from the coding sequence ATGCGCCCCGTTTTCCTGATGATCAAATGCGACCTTGGCAAGGCCTATGACGTGGCCAACGCGCTTGTCGACACAATCGAGGAGGTCTCCGAGGTCTATTCCACGTCGGGCCAATATGACCTTCTGGCCAAATTCAATCTGGAGGACGGGCAGGATATCGGCCGCTTCGTCTGCGAACAGGTTCAGGTGGTGCCCCATATCAAGGACACCTTCACCTTGATATCGTTCAAGGTTTTCACCGGATGA
- a CDS encoding SDR family NAD(P)-dependent oxidoreductase — MSISPLDGKHAVVTGGGTGIGAAVAERLAALGARVTLMARNRDRLTEKAQAIGNAQAVAVDITDADAVTAAFAEAEKSFGPVDILVNNAGAAVAVPFHKLSLDDWNKTITVNLNGTFHCIRAVYDGMRTRGSGRIINVASTAGLTGYAYVSAYTAAKHGVIGLTRSLALELATKGVTVNAVCPGYTETEIVRSAIDNIVAKTGRSEAEARAELTARNPQGKMVQPQEVASAVAWLALPEQAAITGQAIAVAGGEVM; from the coding sequence TTGAGCATATCTCCTCTTGACGGCAAACATGCGGTTGTGACGGGCGGCGGGACCGGGATCGGTGCCGCCGTCGCTGAACGTCTGGCGGCCCTCGGTGCCCGCGTTACCCTGATGGCGCGCAACCGCGACCGTCTGACTGAAAAAGCGCAGGCCATCGGCAACGCCCAGGCCGTCGCCGTCGACATCACCGACGCCGACGCCGTAACCGCCGCCTTCGCCGAGGCGGAAAAGTCCTTCGGCCCGGTGGATATTCTCGTCAACAACGCCGGTGCAGCAGTGGCGGTTCCGTTCCATAAACTGTCGCTTGACGACTGGAACAAGACCATCACCGTCAATCTCAACGGCACCTTCCATTGCATCCGTGCGGTCTATGACGGCATGCGCACGCGGGGCTCGGGCCGCATCATCAATGTGGCGAGCACGGCGGGCCTCACGGGCTATGCCTATGTGTCCGCCTATACCGCGGCAAAACATGGCGTCATCGGCCTGACCCGCTCGCTCGCGCTTGAACTCGCGACCAAGGGCGTCACCGTGAATGCCGTTTGCCCCGGCTATACCGAAACCGAAATCGTGCGTTCGGCCATCGACAATATCGTCGCCAAGACCGGCCGCAGCGAAGCCGAAGCACGGGCCGAGTTGACGGCGCGCAATCCGCAGGGAAAAATGGTGCAGCCGCAGGAAGTGGCCTCGGCCGTTGCCTGGCTCGCTCTGCCGGAACAGGCGGCGATCACGGGGCAAGCCATCGCGGTCGCAGGCGGAGAGGTGATGTAA
- a CDS encoding benzoate-CoA ligase family protein, with protein MASEQTAYQDSFVRDRIPAAEAQAALSFTLPDLNYPARLNGAVALIADALAAGLGDKLAVIGNDRSLTYNELDALSNRIAHVLVEDAGLKPGNRVLMRGPNNAMMTASWFGVLKAGGIAVATMPLLRAVELKAIIDKSQSTIALCDSRFLSELELARAEFPVLARVLSFGAGGELDALAAKKPDDFTVVDTAADDVALLAFTSGTTGKPKGCIHFHRDILAMTDTFGRHVLKPTPDDVFTGSPPIAFTFGLGALIAFPLRFGATTVLLEQPSPDAIMEAIHKHGVTTLFTAPTMYKGLLNPMAGRGKAALRKCVSAGEHLPKPVWEDWHATTGIKIIDGIGSTEMIHIFISSAGDDIRPGATGKAVPGYEACVLDDKFQPLPPGNVGKLAVRGPTACRYLDDPRQQNYARNGWNVTGDSYLMDKDGYFWFQARDDDMIVSAGYNIGGPEVEEALLAHAAVAECAVIASPDPERGQIVKALVVLNDGHTPGEILVKELQDFVKATIAPYKYPRAVDFVGSLPKTETGKIQRFKLRQLEIDRLRQMIEETK; from the coding sequence ATGGCAAGCGAGCAGACGGCATATCAGGATAGTTTCGTACGCGACCGGATCCCGGCTGCGGAGGCGCAGGCCGCGCTGTCGTTCACGCTGCCGGACCTGAACTATCCGGCCCGCTTGAACGGAGCGGTGGCCTTGATCGCCGACGCTCTGGCAGCCGGGCTCGGCGACAAACTCGCCGTCATCGGCAATGATCGTAGCCTGACCTATAACGAACTCGACGCCCTGTCGAACCGCATCGCCCATGTGCTGGTGGAAGACGCGGGGCTTAAGCCCGGCAACCGCGTGCTCATGCGCGGGCCGAACAATGCCATGATGACCGCATCCTGGTTCGGGGTTCTGAAAGCGGGCGGCATCGCCGTTGCCACCATGCCGTTGTTGCGCGCGGTGGAACTCAAGGCCATCATCGACAAATCGCAATCCACCATCGCCCTCTGCGACAGCCGGTTTCTGTCGGAGCTTGAGCTTGCCCGTGCGGAATTCCCCGTGCTCGCCCGCGTGCTGTCCTTTGGCGCGGGGGGTGAGCTTGACGCGCTCGCAGCAAAGAAGCCCGATGATTTCACCGTGGTCGATACAGCGGCGGACGATGTGGCGCTTCTCGCCTTCACCTCGGGCACCACCGGCAAGCCCAAGGGCTGCATTCATTTCCACCGCGACATTCTGGCCATGACCGATACCTTCGGCCGTCACGTGCTGAAACCCACGCCGGACGACGTCTTCACCGGTTCGCCGCCGATCGCCTTCACCTTCGGCCTCGGCGCGCTCATCGCGTTTCCGCTCCGCTTCGGCGCCACCACGGTGCTGCTCGAACAACCCTCTCCCGACGCCATCATGGAGGCCATCCACAAGCACGGCGTGACCACGCTGTTCACCGCGCCGACCATGTACAAGGGCCTCCTCAACCCCATGGCAGGCCGTGGCAAGGCCGCGCTCCGCAAATGCGTGTCGGCCGGGGAACATCTGCCGAAACCTGTGTGGGAAGACTGGCACGCCACCACCGGCATCAAGATCATCGACGGCATCGGCTCGACCGAGATGATTCATATCTTCATCTCGTCGGCAGGGGACGACATCCGCCCCGGCGCCACCGGCAAGGCAGTACCGGGCTACGAAGCCTGCGTGCTTGATGATAAATTCCAGCCGTTGCCGCCCGGCAATGTGGGCAAACTCGCGGTGCGCGGTCCCACGGCCTGCCGCTATCTCGATGACCCGCGCCAGCAGAACTACGCCCGGAATGGCTGGAACGTCACCGGCGACAGCTATCTGATGGATAAGGACGGCTATTTCTGGTTCCAGGCCCGTGACGATGACATGATCGTCTCGGCAGGCTATAACATCGGCGGCCCCGAGGTCGAGGAAGCGCTGCTTGCTCATGCTGCCGTTGCGGAATGCGCCGTGATCGCCTCGCCCGATCCCGAACGTGGCCAGATCGTCAAGGCGCTTGTGGTGCTCAACGACGGTCATACGCCCGGAGAGATCCTCGTCAAGGAGTTGCAGGACTTCGTCAAGGCGACCATCGCGCCCTATAAATACCCGCGCGCGGTGGATTTCGTCGGAAGCCTGCCGAAAACCGAGACGGGCAAAATTCAACGCTTTAAATTGCGCCAGCTCGAAATAGACCGACTGCGCCAAATGATTGAGGAGACTAAATAA
- a CDS encoding efflux RND transporter periplasmic adaptor subunit produces the protein MALSILCLAIAGGVAWTAFGKAEGERAARSATLLEVTKGSIEETVTAQGKLEPKEFVDVGTQVSGQLKHILVDIGGTAKKGDLLAEIDPRIYTAKVEGDQANLNALEAQLGQQAAQRDLARQKNARNERLIAAKAISQEALEQSRAELRVAENSYKALQAQIKQAASTLTGSRTNLEYTKIYAPIDGTVVSQTARAGQTLNANQQAPIILQVANLDVMTVRVQVAEADVSRLQPGMKMYFTTLGMMDKRWKGTVRQILPTPETVNDVVLYIVLVDVDNRERQLLTGMSTQVFFEIGNARDVLTVPVAALGRHVSSKDSEQGKAYMVTVVGEDGPEKRLIHVGLQNRTEAEVRSGLKLGEKVEPMLAAQSGGPRKGGGQPRMRGPML, from the coding sequence GTGGCTCTGTCAATCCTGTGCCTTGCCATTGCTGGCGGGGTGGCCTGGACGGCGTTTGGCAAGGCCGAGGGTGAGCGCGCGGCGCGGTCAGCGACCTTGCTTGAAGTCACCAAAGGCAGCATCGAGGAAACCGTGACCGCGCAGGGCAAGCTCGAGCCCAAGGAATTTGTGGACGTCGGCACTCAGGTGTCGGGTCAGCTCAAGCATATTCTGGTGGATATCGGCGGCACGGCGAAAAAAGGCGATCTGCTCGCCGAAATTGATCCGCGCATATACACCGCCAAGGTGGAAGGCGACCAGGCCAACCTGAATGCGCTTGAGGCCCAGCTTGGCCAGCAGGCGGCGCAGCGCGATCTTGCGCGGCAGAAAAATGCCCGCAACGAACGCCTGATCGCCGCCAAGGCCATCAGCCAGGAAGCGCTCGAACAAAGCCGGGCCGAACTGCGGGTGGCGGAAAACAGCTACAAGGCATTGCAGGCCCAGATCAAACAGGCGGCCTCGACGCTGACGGGCAGCCGCACCAATCTTGAATATACCAAGATCTATGCCCCGATTGACGGCACGGTGGTGTCGCAAACGGCGCGCGCGGGTCAGACCCTGAACGCCAATCAACAGGCACCGATTATTCTTCAGGTTGCCAATCTCGATGTCATGACCGTGCGCGTGCAGGTGGCCGAAGCGGATGTGAGCCGTTTGCAGCCCGGCATGAAGATGTATTTCACCACGCTCGGCATGATGGACAAACGCTGGAAAGGCACCGTACGTCAAATCCTGCCGACGCCGGAAACGGTCAATGACGTGGTGCTGTATATCGTTCTTGTGGACGTCGACAACCGCGAGCGTCAGTTGCTGACCGGCATGAGCACGCAGGTCTTTTTTGAAATCGGCAATGCCCGTGACGTGTTGACGGTGCCGGTGGCTGCGCTCGGCCGTCATGTGTCGTCGAAGGACAGCGAGCAGGGCAAAGCTTACATGGTCACAGTGGTGGGCGAGGATGGCCCTGAAAAACGCCTGATCCATGTGGGCCTGCAGAACCGTACCGAGGCTGAAGTACGCTCGGGCCTGAAACTTGGCGAGAAGGTCGAACCCATGCTGGCCGCTCAATCCGGTGGTCCGCGTAAGGGCGGTGGTCAGCCGCGCATGCGGGGGCCGATGCTGTGA
- a CDS encoding acyl-CoA dehydrogenase family protein has product MADKSFLSWPFFEDHHREFALALDAWVQQHIAPLPHSHDVDADCAKILALLAEGGWLTSCVPAEFGGRSESLDVRSLCLIRETLGRVSGLADFVFAMQGLGSGAITIAGSEDLKRRYLPDVASGKKVAAFALTEPASGSDVANIATSAVDMGDHYLVNGEKTFISNGGIADFYCLFVRTGEAPGARGLSALVVDADTPGFEVAERIEVIAPHPLGRITFTNMRVPKENLIGKAGDGFKISMGTLDIFRSTVGAASLGFARRAMDEAIARAKGRELFGAPMADMPLVQAHIADMAVDIDASALLIYRAAWTKDVQKTRVTREAAMAKLYATEAAQKVIDQAVQIWGGLGVTSGITVETLYREIRALRIYEGASDVQKLVIARQTLAD; this is encoded by the coding sequence ATGGCGGACAAAAGCTTTCTCTCCTGGCCTTTTTTCGAAGACCATCATCGCGAGTTTGCCCTCGCTCTAGACGCCTGGGTGCAACAACATATTGCACCCTTGCCGCACAGCCACGACGTCGACGCCGACTGCGCCAAGATTTTGGCGCTATTGGCCGAAGGCGGCTGGCTAACCTCCTGTGTCCCGGCAGAATTTGGCGGGCGCAGCGAGTCTCTTGACGTCCGTTCGTTATGCCTTATCCGCGAGACTCTGGGACGTGTCTCAGGTCTCGCGGACTTTGTCTTCGCCATGCAGGGCCTGGGCAGCGGAGCCATCACGATCGCGGGCAGCGAGGATCTGAAGCGGCGTTATCTGCCAGATGTGGCCAGCGGCAAAAAAGTCGCGGCCTTCGCGCTCACCGAACCCGCCTCGGGTTCGGACGTGGCCAACATCGCTACCTCGGCTGTAGACATGGGCGACCATTATCTCGTCAATGGTGAAAAGACCTTCATTTCGAACGGCGGCATCGCCGATTTCTATTGCCTGTTCGTACGCACCGGCGAAGCTCCGGGTGCCCGTGGTCTGTCGGCTCTCGTGGTCGACGCCGACACCCCGGGCTTTGAAGTAGCCGAACGCATCGAAGTGATCGCGCCCCATCCCCTCGGCCGCATCACCTTCACCAACATGCGCGTACCCAAGGAAAACCTGATCGGCAAAGCCGGTGACGGGTTCAAGATCTCCATGGGCACCCTCGATATCTTCCGTTCGACAGTGGGAGCAGCCTCGCTCGGCTTCGCCCGCCGCGCCATGGACGAAGCCATCGCCCGCGCCAAGGGCCGCGAACTTTTCGGTGCACCCATGGCCGACATGCCATTGGTGCAGGCCCATATCGCCGACATGGCGGTGGATATCGACGCCAGCGCGCTTTTGATCTATCGCGCCGCCTGGACCAAGGATGTGCAAAAGACGCGGGTCACGCGCGAAGCCGCCATGGCCAAACTTTATGCCACCGAAGCAGCGCAGAAAGTCATCGATCAGGCAGTGCAGATCTGGGGTGGCCTTGGCGTCACCTCGGGCATTACGGTTGAAACGCTTTACCGTGAAATCCGTGCGCTGCGCATTTATGAAGGTGCATCGGATGTGCAAAAACTGGTGATCGCGCGACAGACACTGGCGGACTGA
- a CDS encoding bifunctional salicylyl-CoA 5-hydroxylase/oxidoreductase codes for MKIVCIGAGPSGLYFAISMKLRNPDHDVTVIERNKPNDTFGWGVVFSDETMDNLRRNDPVSAEVILDNFAHWDDIDVHVKGKVVTSGGHGFCGIGRMRLLNLLQDRARELGVKLEFETEFELADIETKYADADLVIASDGLNSKIRNSDHAVFQAEVDMRANKFVWLGTHKIFEAFTFIFKETEHGWIWVHAYRFDKDTSTFIVECQPHVYDALGFATMSQEENCRFLEELFAEHLDGNELLSNAKHIRGSAWINFPRVVCGNWRNGRVVLLGDAAHTAHFSIGSGTKLGLEDAMKLAEVLHSGMDLDTGLKHYQDVRHLEVLKIQNAARNSMEWFEEIDRYLTMQPEQFAYSLLTRSQRVSHENLRKRDQIWLQGYEKWFAEHAAGHELQQHTPPMFTPFKLRGMELQNRIVVSPMCMYSAEDGTPNDFHLAHYAARAQGGAGLIYTEMTDVSESARITPGCAGLYTDEHETAWKRIVDYVHTHSDAKFAIQLSHAGPKGSTKIGWEGYDVALDQDNWELLAPSPIAWSPENQTPREMTRADMDAVKADFVAAAKRAEAAGFDMIELHAGHGYLLSAFISPLTNKRSDEYGGSLENRLRYPLEVFRAIRAVWPEQKPMSVRISATDWVGEEGITADDAVAVARAFTAAGADIIDVSAGQTSTRAKPVYGRMFQTPFSDRIRNEAGIATLAVGNIFEIDHVNSILAAGRADLCCLARPHLVEPFWTLKAAIQQNYRGVRIPPQYLSGFEQYERNLSRG; via the coding sequence ATGAAGATTGTATGCATTGGTGCTGGCCCATCGGGCCTTTATTTCGCGATTTCCATGAAGCTCCGCAACCCTGACCATGACGTCACGGTGATCGAGCGCAACAAGCCCAATGATACTTTCGGCTGGGGCGTTGTGTTCTCGGACGAGACCATGGACAACCTGCGCCGCAACGATCCGGTCAGCGCCGAGGTCATTCTCGACAACTTCGCCCACTGGGACGACATCGACGTCCATGTGAAGGGCAAGGTCGTCACCTCGGGCGGCCACGGCTTCTGCGGCATCGGCCGCATGCGTCTGCTCAATCTGTTGCAGGACCGCGCCCGCGAGCTTGGTGTGAAGCTTGAGTTCGAAACCGAGTTCGAGCTCGCCGACATCGAAACCAAATATGCCGACGCCGATCTGGTGATCGCGTCCGACGGCCTCAATTCGAAAATCCGCAACAGCGATCACGCCGTGTTCCAGGCCGAAGTCGACATGCGCGCGAACAAGTTCGTCTGGCTCGGCACCCACAAGATTTTCGAAGCCTTCACCTTCATCTTCAAGGAAACCGAGCACGGCTGGATCTGGGTCCATGCCTACCGCTTCGACAAGGACACCTCGACCTTCATCGTCGAATGTCAGCCGCATGTCTATGACGCCCTCGGCTTCGCCACCATGAGCCAGGAAGAGAACTGCCGCTTCCTCGAAGAGCTGTTCGCCGAGCATCTCGATGGCAATGAACTCCTCAGCAATGCCAAGCATATTCGCGGCTCGGCCTGGATCAATTTCCCCCGTGTGGTCTGCGGCAACTGGCGCAACGGCCGTGTGGTGCTGCTTGGCGACGCTGCTCATACCGCGCATTTCTCCATCGGCTCGGGCACCAAGCTCGGCCTTGAAGACGCGATGAAGCTGGCCGAGGTTCTGCATTCCGGCATGGATCTCGACACCGGGCTCAAGCATTATCAGGACGTCCGTCATCTCGAAGTTCTGAAGATCCAGAACGCCGCCCGCAATTCCATGGAATGGTTCGAGGAAATCGACCGTTACCTGACCATGCAGCCGGAACAGTTCGCCTATTCGCTGCTGACCCGGTCGCAGCGCGTGAGCCATGAGAACCTCCGCAAGCGCGATCAGATCTGGTTGCAGGGCTATGAAAAATGGTTCGCCGAACATGCAGCCGGTCATGAGCTGCAGCAGCACACGCCGCCCATGTTCACGCCCTTTAAACTGCGCGGCATGGAGCTTCAGAATCGCATCGTGGTTTCGCCCATGTGCATGTATTCGGCCGAAGACGGCACCCCGAATGATTTCCATCTCGCCCATTACGCGGCGCGGGCTCAGGGCGGGGCGGGGCTCATCTATACCGAGATGACCGACGTCTCCGAAAGCGCCCGCATCACCCCGGGCTGCGCCGGTCTTTACACCGACGAACACGAGACGGCGTGGAAGCGCATCGTCGATTATGTTCATACCCACAGCGACGCCAAATTCGCCATCCAGCTGAGCCACGCGGGCCCCAAGGGCTCGACCAAGATCGGCTGGGAAGGTTATGACGTGGCGCTCGATCAGGACAACTGGGAGCTGCTTGCGCCGTCGCCCATCGCCTGGTCGCCGGAAAACCAGACCCCGCGTGAGATGACCCGCGCCGACATGGATGCGGTCAAGGCCGATTTCGTCGCCGCCGCCAAGCGTGCCGAAGCCGCAGGCTTCGACATGATCGAACTTCATGCCGGTCACGGTTATCTGCTGTCGGCCTTCATTTCGCCGCTCACCAACAAGCGCAGTGACGAGTACGGCGGCAGCCTTGAAAATCGTCTGCGCTATCCGCTCGAAGTTTTCCGCGCCATCCGCGCGGTGTGGCCCGAGCAGAAGCCCATGTCGGTGCGCATCTCGGCCACCGACTGGGTCGGCGAAGAAGGAATCACGGCCGATGACGCCGTCGCCGTCGCCCGCGCCTTCACAGCAGCCGGAGCCGACATCATCGACGTCTCCGCCGGTCAGACCTCGACCCGGGCGAAGCCGGTCTATGGTCGCATGTTCCAGACCCCGTTCTCGGACCGCATCCGCAACGAGGCCGGGATTGCCACGCTCGCCGTCGGCAATATCTTTGAGATCGACCATGTGAACAGCATCCTCGCCGCCGGTCGCGCCGATCTCTGCTGTCTCGCCCGGCCGCATCTGGTTGAACCGTTCTGGACCCTGAAGGCGGCGATCCAGCAGAATTATCGTGGTGTTCGCATTCCGCCGCAGTATCTTTCGGGCTTCGAACAATATGAGCGCAACCTGAGCAGAGGCTAA
- a CDS encoding DHCW motif cupin fold protein → MKIPHTGLEVIDWDEVPAVRYPGETASADWRSREVPGLRVRRVDYAAGYLADHWCNRGHVIHVLTGTLTVELRDGREFHLKPGMSWIVADHGDAAHRTRTRDGAEVFIVD, encoded by the coding sequence GTGAAGATTCCGCACACCGGCCTTGAAGTCATCGACTGGGACGAAGTGCCCGCGGTCCGATATCCCGGCGAGACGGCGTCCGCCGACTGGCGCAGTCGGGAGGTTCCCGGGCTTCGGGTGCGGCGGGTCGATTATGCGGCGGGCTATCTGGCCGACCATTGGTGCAATCGCGGCCATGTGATCCATGTGCTTACGGGGACCCTCACCGTCGAACTGCGCGACGGGCGGGAGTTTCATCTGAAGCCTGGCATGAGCTGGATCGTAGCCGACCATGGCGATGCCGCCCACCGCACCCGCACGCGGGATGGGGCCGAGGTGTTCATTGTCGATTGA